The Cottoperca gobio chromosome 5, fCotGob3.1, whole genome shotgun sequence region gaaataaaaatacaggcaAGTACGGCAAAAGTCAAGAACATACACATAGAATAGAAAATAACGCTTACAAATATGagaaaatatactgtaaaaataCTATAACAAATATGTTCAATAAGAGTTTAGTGCTGGATGTTTACACAGCAAAGTGCAAACATCAAGCCTCACACTAATACCAAAAGACATGACTACACTTATAAATATATGGGTGTAAAAtcaatgtgtgttacatgtatttgttcatACATAGATATATGTGGCTGCCATTTTTAAGCAATTCTTATTACTGTTGTACACTAGTCTTAAAGCAGCTCTGAAATATATGGCTCCTGGTCAtttttacacatattttattaagATCCTCCACACTTTGAGATTGAagctttaatttgaataaagaTATCTAAGCTCTACACAGGAAGAAAACTTACTACAGCTGAATACAGCTAACTGcattatttacttttacaaaTTACGTAAGACAATGTATGTTTTGTACCAATATATAATGCAATGTATGCAATGCAGTTAAGTTTGTGCAagtttgttatctttttttcaACATTACCTGTTTATAACTTATTGATATTGATTCCTTTGTACAACAATTTGTCATCgagaataaaatacattttatatggCTGAacagtacaaataaataatgaatctaCTTTTGTAGAAGTGTTAATTAAAtgacatgttatatatatatatatatatatatatatatatatatatatatatatatatatatatatatatatatatatatatatagtaaaaaagTAATAAGTGAATTTCTtcggggaaaaaaggaaatgttggcAAATAAAGCTGAACGAACACCATGGCAGTCCAGAGCTTAAAATCCATGACCTCAACTCCCAGAATGCAGCGCGAGTGTGTTTGGTGTTACTTGAAACCTGGTATTTCCTTTTTCTGTCACTGACAAAGGTTCCCATCTTATAACAGCCTGTGTGTCATGTTATTCAACCAACACTTTGGATCTGCGgacagtttgttgttgtgcaagttattattattattattaacagtaACGTTGAACTGTAGGCACCGCCGTAAATCACAGATATAAGGTAACGATGAAGTAGCGAAACAAAGTTACATGGTGACTATAACGTTAGTCGGCTGTTAGCTAACCGGTTGACCCGTGCACTGTAGGAGAGTAGCCCAGTTTCAAATCTTTCTTgctatattttaatattaaccTGTCATATATTCAACATTTCTTTGGCATTAACCCTCGTAAgaacattataatgtatttaaaatgtgtgttagcTGTGTGTAGTGTTGCGTCTTTGCTATCTGACTGTTAGCATTCACTTGTAATGTGACTTTGTATAGTATCTCTACTATTTacatctctttattttattttaacatttctttatattattttattaccagAAGATGTTCTTTTGTTATCTATGGAATATTAGGTATATTGTACTAGCCCTACTAACAtctctttgttatttgtatgtatgtaattgTATGTTAAACACTTTGATTGTTTAAGTTAAGTCACAATATTTATCTTCATTATTGAATAATCTAAAGATTAATTTCTAGATTCATCGAATGGTCTATACAAttttagaaaatagtgaaaaatgtccatcccagtttctcacaGTCCAAaattatgtctttaaatgtcttgttttgtcagtcaagAATTAATATTCTGTTTAATATGATATCAAACAGGAAATCTTCACATTGGAGAGGCTGTTTTTaacgattatcaaaataattggcGATAATTGTTTTTTCAATCAACTAATTAATTAGTCAagtaatcgttgcagctctaatagtAATTGTGTTATGGTAACATATGTCAGACGTCATCCCCAATAAAGCCTATTgaattgacttgacttgtcaCCGCCCCTCTGTGGAGCAGGTGTGGTTTAATTTCTAATctagtttgtgtttctgtagaTGAGATTGCCACGGCGGATcctcacactgcacacagcacCTTTGAGGAGGGCATCCTCAGTCCCTCAGGCGGGGATGGTGGGCTTTGTCCCGGCCTGCAGCACTGCCGATGCCCACtccctggagctgctgcaggacttTGTGTCCCGAGCCAGACGCCTGTTTGTTATTAGTGGAGCAGGACTTTCAACTGAGTCAGGGATCCCTGATTACCGCTCAGAGGGTGTCGGGCTGTATGCTCGCACTGACAGACGACCCATGCAGTATTCAGAGTTTGTCCGCAGTGCAAAGTCCCGTCAGCGCTACTGGGCCAGAAACTTTGTCGGGTGGCCGCAGTTCTCCTCCCATCAGCCAAACTCTGCACACAAGGCCCTGCagaggtgggaggagagaggcaaGCTGCACTGGCTGGTGACACAGAATGTGGATGCTCTTCACTCAAAGGCAGGACAGAACAGACTGACTGAGCTCCACGGCTGTGCCCACAGGTGAGAAAACAGCTGACACATGAATCATGAACCTGCTGttgaagattgttttttttttcattttgcatttcGAGAATAAACATCAAActtttaaagattaaatcaaACTACtattgcaaaatgtaaataaatcttCCTCCTCATTTCTCACCTCCTTATCTGGGCCCTAACACTCTCTAGATGGTTGTCATGGTTGTGGTGTTCCCATCTGTTATATTTTGTCCAAGATTCAAGGAAGATGAAAAGGTATAACTGTCACATGTTGGTGCATGATAAGTCATTAGATTTGGTTTAAACAGTAGGTAATAAATTGTcagaaactgggatggatatTTTAGAGACCAAACGATTCATCAGGATTCATCTGCAtcttaatcaataatgaaagtaatcattagttgcagtcctaGTTAGTGTTAATATACGTTTCCTCTTCAGGGTGATGTGTCTTGGCTGTGGTGAAATCTCAGCACGGGAGGATTTGCAGACAAGATTCGTAGCACTAAACCCAGCCTGGAGGGCGCAGACGGGCGCTGTGGCTCCGGACGGTGATGTCTTCATAGAGGACGAGCAAGTCCTCCATTTCAGAGTTCCCTCCTGTGAAGCCTGTGGAGGGATACTGAAGCCCGAGGTCACGTTTTTTGGAGACACTGTGAGCAAAGCGACGGTACAGTTTGTTCACGACAGACTGGCGGAGTCGGACGCAGTTCTAGTCGTGGGGTCATCGCTACAGGTGGGTTTTTAGAAAAATGCACGAAGAACTTTGGTCAAAATAACACCAGTTGACAACAACACATTAATTTCGTCCCTCTGTGTTATTCACAAGGTATATTCGGGATACAGGTTTTTACTAGCAGCGGGTGATCGGAAAATGTCAGTTGCCATCCTGAACATCGGGCCCACGAGGGCAGATCACCTAGCCGAGCTGAAAGTGAGCGGTCGCTGTGGAGAAGTGCTGTCAGTCATTCGACCTCTCTGACTGTCACGGACATGCAGCTTGGATCTACAGTAAAGAGACAATAGACAACTTCATCCCACCAGTTAGAGTTTCCAAGCGGTATTATTGTTTGCTACActgcacaggacacactgcgTTTTGTTTTACACGAGCTTTCATTTCCCCAGGAGATCGGACCTGGAAACAGACAGTGATGATGTCATTGGTCTCTATacgcattacattgtgcaatttacttcataatgataagttaaagcacaaacaaaaagtGTCTACTGCCACTTTAAACTGGTCAAAACTACCTCAAACGCAGACAATACAACATAATCAGCTTCAGCATTACTGTGTTtggaacttgtgtgtgtgtgtgtgtaacgtaaCAGGAGCGAGGAGTGTGTGCACTTCTCTGCCAGGAGAATTTGGTGCTAAGTACTGCAAAAACTGACACGTTTACTCTCACCTATTTTATgcaaaataagtttaaaaagtGTGCCTTCAGTGTTGCTGCTGTGGGTTTTGGCAACATAGAAGATGTGCAGGAGATCATGCAGCATGTGTGGTTCTGTCTGAATGCCCAGAGATGAAAGCTGAAGGCCGTGATATGACGAGAGGACGGAGCCTCATGGTTCGTATCCCCAGTCTCTGTCTCCTGATGCTGCTTTTATTTAACTTAAATGAGCTActagttaaaaaaataatggtTAAGTGCTCTTCTGGTTTGTAAAATTAAACAAGATGCTCATGTTGTAGGTAAGACCCAACAGAGGTGATTTGACAATGTTTTGTAAACTAATAAAATGTGCTGAAATCAGCTGATTTTAAAGGGTGTGATTTGTGTCCTGGAATGATTTAGTctcatgttttttatataatgaTGCTGACATTGATAGGTGTACATTTTAAACACTAACAGTTTAACAAGGTtaagcaggagcaggagcaggaggctTGAAATTTGTTTTTTCAGCAACCTGTctcacaaaaaaatacatttctgtttttactttaaatacataatttcAAAGCATAATTTGTATTTGGTCACTTTCATCAGTTACTAGACTGtcaaaaataatacataatttcCATCTCTTAACACACTCAAACTGCGATTTGCACCTGCAGAGAAGCTTTGTAACCCAAATGTAGAAAATATTTGTCCAGTCTGCTAACCACTGATGCAGTGCTGGATAGTTTGAtccatgtttaaaatgttagcAGGAATAAATTTGAGCACAAAAAGAAGCAAACTGATTAACTGCAGCCATTTCCAGAACCATCTATAAACTAATGCATATGTGGAGGCTGTTAACAGCTAAATAACAAACTCCTgctttctctcagacacagATGATCACACACTTCTCTTAGGAACAGCAGTAGTATGCTTTTTCATTTACTTATGTTGGCAcaagatatactgtatgcattttaaaaaaacagcaacTTTATGCACTAATTACTATTTTTTAAAACGGACcccaaaatgttaaaagtgCTCTAAAGCCAAAGTTGACCACCGAATGTTTAATATTTGCTACACTGAATGTAGCTGTACCTCAAACAGCGGTAATGATCAACCCAGGTAATGATAATGCCACTGCACGTTAAGAAATAAACTATTGTTTGGACACAGTTTAATGGAGTGATAAAGTAAAACCCACGTTCTTTTAACAGTTTAATTTTTAAGACAAACTTCATGTTAGCATCACAAACAGACTGAGGGCAGAGTGACTGTGGATTGACAAACTGTAAGATCTTTTAGGACATTTTGCTGCTGAAATCTATCTTGTAAACAAAGCCTCCAGTTTTCCAGGTTTGACTGCACCGTTTGAAGCAGAGCAGCCGGCACGCTGAACGAGTACAGACAACATCTGTGACCTGCGGTGTCTGCCTGCCATGTTGCTGAAGCTGTAGTGACCATCAGGGGAGTCAGAGGCAGACAGTTTTCAAAGCTCTTCGTCTGATCAAACCAGTAAGTGACGGGGAAGCCCAATAAAATACCGAACACTGTGCACAGGTTCCACTCCTCTGACTTCCCTCCGACATAATGAGGTTTCTCAGCCTCCTTAAGGTGTTCAAACCCCCTCAGGAGAAGCAATAACCCGTGTGTCATGCTCTTCAGCTCTCCTCTGAGCGGGTCAGCGATGGTGGGCTTCTGCAGTGTGTGGCAGACGTCAATAACATCCACATTGTTATCATGAAACAGCTGCTCTACTTTTGACCTGGCTGTAAGTGGATTAACAATGAGAGTGTTTCCATTTAAATCCAGTGTGAGAAGTGATTTAGACACAAGCTGGGAAGACTGCAAAGAGCTCAAATACTGCTGCACCTGATCAGCACCGGCGCCGTTGCTGTCGTACAATAAAGCCGGCTTCAATCCCAAATCAACAGCTGAGACCTGAGCAGCCAGGTCCAGACTCTGAGGGACGGAAAGAGATTTTCTTCCAGCAGATAGACATTTACGAGCTGCAGCAACAAAGAGCTCCTGAGTGGACATAGCTGCAGAAATCACATCTCACACGATTCAAATgtaacaattaaattaaagttatttcAAAATCTATGGGACAAAGACAACGAGAACAGAGACGCTGATTCAATGCAAATATTTCTCCTCAGGTCGCCTATGACAAAAAAATATTCTACAGAAAAGTGACGCCGATTTGGTTCAACaagttgatttgttttcaaagtaaaactaGTCATACAAAAGTCATTTATTCATGTCCCTTGTTTCTTCTTCGTTGGTCCAAGACACCTAAAAAGGGAACAAAAAGATTGTGTCAATTATAAACATGTACCTCTTTAAGCAAATCATTTGTAACATCAGTCTGCACATGACCAGCAGTTCAATTGTAACTTTTGATTTTCATAATTAATAAAGCTATTACCAACACACATTAGCTTAGCCAATAGTAATGTGAACTGAACAAAACTTCCTATCGCCCGgataaataagaataagaatctCACCATCATCCTGGTTTTGGCGGCGGCGTGTTTTGACCAGGTTATGTTATGGGCTGAGGAGACATCAGGTCAAAATCTGAGAGATTTCTTGCAACCCAAACACCAGCTGCAAACAAGCCCAGGTTGACCAGAAGATTCCTGAGAGATGAATATGATAAGACATgcactgagtcacaactgatCATTTATTCTCCTtatgctttaaaacaaacagcaaaaactACATCTCTAGGTCAGCTGAAAAAACCCTGAATCAAACCAGGGATGTTGCAGTCATATCGTCTCAACCACAGGGACTCTGCTTCACGCTCCAACATGACCTTTTGTGTTAAAGacgcattgaaaatgttacgtttttttaaatgtgatcaaAACTGAACATGTTCAACATTTGGCAGTTGAAAAATGCTCTTTGCAAATTACCTTTTGCATACAGTAATTGTGTAATTCTGTACTGCAAGGTCTTGTTAACAATATGTGTTATGTACAGTGACAGAAGTGTCGAACGAATGCAAAAGCCACAATGcatatcattttcttttgttcaaaTATTCTGTAGATATCGTGATAATATATTTATCGTCAATTATTATCGTGaaatgaaaatctgatattgtgacaacCCTACCACTATTATAGTCGGCCAGCTGCGTATATTGTCAACATccattgtttttcactttcgGCTTTTGCATTTGTTCGACACTTCTCGGCCACCGTAATTATGTTGACTAATGTCTGAAAGACATGTCAGTGAGTAATTTAGTGTAGTTCTCACACGAATAAATTCTGGCAAGACCTTTGCTGCTTCGTCATAGATCATATATTTTAAGACAAATGTTTTCTTAGTATTACATTTGATAAAGATGttggcagaaaaacaaacatgtattcaTAAATGTAACAAAGGAAAAACTTATTGTTTTCCTGAAATACGTTGAGCAATATATGAAACTGCTttctaattaaaaacattttttaaagattctgaagACATTGCATTCTTTATAATATTGTTATCTAGTGTGATATGCCCCTGGCTCTTATTGTTCTTTTAGTAAACTATCCCCTGTAGTTAAGCTAGTGGTGTAATTTCCCGATCAATCAATGAACTCATCAGTTGACTTACAGTAGGCCTGGAGATTTTAGGGGGGGGCATACAGTACTGGGACCCCGGGGAAGTTTCCCACTTAGCCCAGTTGGTAACCCAGCCTTAGTAGTGACAAAAAGTGCTAACATAAAGTGGTTTGACTGGTCCAGAAATCCGAGAGAGAGACTGGACGAGGCAAGGGCAAATCTCTCTGACGGACGCAGTGtgtgctaacgttagctacacGGCTAACGACCACAGTTCAACcacattacacattattttattataaacattatCTCACCTTCTGAAGTCGTTTCTGTCTGTTGCAAAACGACAAGCTGTACCGATCCACTCCATCACACTGGTGGAAGGACCCTTTTTACCGTCTGCTCCGCTCATCTTGCAACTAACGTGAGGTTTAACGTAACGACAGAGCAGCAACAACGAGGGGCACAGACACCGGAGGGGGAAGAGTTTCGATGTAACACAAGAAGTACGGAGTGCGATAAAGCTCGAACTTCACAAACTCGAGCTCGACATTTTCCAAAGATGTCTGCCACCAGGTACCGTCAGTTCCTGAGACTGTGCGAGGAATGGCCAAGGGACGAGGCCCAGAAAGCACGGGATCTGGGAACATTTCTGCGGCAGAGAGTAGCTTCAGCTTTCCGTGAGGGTGAAAACACACAGGTACTGTAGCAACACACCGCGCTATGCTAAGTGGATAACCGGGCTAACAGCCGCCGACCTTGTCTGCCATGGTCGTTGATTGAgcctctttaaaatgtaatgtattatgaATGCGGCTTTACAGGGAGTTCTTATGTTCCTATTTAAGTTTGTACTTTATAACATGACTTTCATTAACTAGCTAGAAAAGGCTGTCATTATGTAAACAATGTTTCATAAGTGGtacaagtacaattttgaggtacttgcacTCATAGTTCTGTTTACTACTAACTTTACTGTATATACTTCATTACATGTCAGagaatgttttgtactttttactccactaaatTATTATTCAACTTAATTACAGTACTACtgatatatattaattacaGTACTACTGATATATTCTCATATTAGGGCTGTTTTCATTATCATCTTTTCTTctaattattttctaaatcagaatcacaatttggtttattgccaagttttttttcacatacaaggaatttgattTTATAATGGTGcatacaaaaacacagtaagataaattaaaatggaaaaataagagcaaatattgaaAGAAGAATTTActttaaaactataaataaatatataaaaatacaatagaaTCTCAAATTACTgtgaaaaatatgtacagtatatctgaattaaaagtggaagagctgtgcagttttaaagtTGTAgaattgtgcagaaatgtgcaatgtTGTCAGAGGAATATACAAAGGTTCACAGTACCAAGTATGAGGAGGCATTTAAATTAagcgtttggtctataaaatgtcagaaaacagtgagaaATGTCCACCCCAGTttgatgatgtctttaaatgtctagtTTTGtgagtccaaaactcaaagatgctCAGTTTagtatgatataaaaacagagaaaagcagaaattaTCCATATTTGAGAAGGACATGTACCCCAAAATTGcgtacatttttttatttgactattaatctattatcaaaatagttgccgatttaTGTTTCTGccgatcgactaatcgttgcagtcTAATCTTATACCGGTATACAGTGATGGAGAAAGTatttagatcctttacttaagtacaagtactaatTCCGCACTTACATTACAATAAAAAGTCGTCTCTtgtaaatgttacttaagtaaaaacaataaaatgtacttaaagtattaaaagtgaaAGTATCCAATGCAGACAAATGGTGTgactgttattattatatcattacagtacattaactGTTGTAGTTGGTCGAGGTGGAGCAAATTTCTTTTACtattttgtataaaatatcaaaaaataCTGAGAAATGCTATCATAATTACCCAGAGGCCTAAGTGAAACCATCacgatgtttgttttgtccaaccaacagtcctaACCTCAAACGTATTACAAAAtaatcaatataaataaaaggcaGCAAACCTCACGTCTGAAAAGCTGGAACCATGAAATGTCTTTAcatgataaataacaaataacgtTTCCAATTAATTCCTGTCAATCTattaatcgactaatcattCTGGCTGTACTTGTAgattttcatatgttttgtgtgcaaaaatctttatttgtaaagtaacttaaGCTGTCAAATGGGTGAAGTTTTGGATCGTTGTAgtgaagtacaatatttccctctgaagtggagtagaagtaaaaaGTGACATGAGAATACTAAAGCATTTGAAATACTCTTAACAAAGGACTAAACGGACTGAAACGTTCgtataatcaataaattgtgACTCTGCAGGATCTTCTTTTGCTCAAGACTCAATGCAATACGCTATAATGATCAGCCGGCCAATGTGTTGGTCTCCTAATAGTTTTTTAAGGTTTATATGTTTatccaaaaatatttattataatttactcTGTTTTATTCTCTCATGGAATCTGTTTTTGCTAGCGATCGCATTGTTCTCAATGAGAAATTGTGTTCATAGCATTTGACATTTGTCCAATTAATACATGTTACCCACCAGATCTCAGATCCAGAGAAGTGCGACCAAATGTATGAAAGCTTGGTCCGCATTAACAGCAACTACTACAGACAACGAGTAAGTACAGTAAATATTCAtatcaggagggggggggggggggggggtctattCATCAATCGGGATTCTGATCTTCTAAGATCACAACTTCCAAAAATAGATTTTCAACAAAATAACCTAGATATTGCTACTGGTGGACAGAAATCAAGTCAAAGTTGTGTCCAAGATTATTGTGAGATTTGTAAATCACACAAAATACcagttttacatgttttgtgtgCTATTTATagtttctgagaaataaaaaggcagaatatatatatttttttgtataccttaaacttgtttttcttcaagTCACTGAGAATTGAGTAATactaaagtgtttatttgtgcaagtttagcatgaataaatgCTGCCCTTTGTCTTGggtctgcctttgtgtgtttgattgcaATCAGTTAagtttttcaaataaataaaaaactccACACTTTACTGTTTTCATGCCATGAGTTGAAGCACTAATCTTTTATTAGCGCATTTATTGCTTTTTAGCATTCATTGTttgagaataataaaataatttatggTTCGTACAAAGGTCTCTCTAAACTTGTGTGGCCAATAACTTGGACGAAGACTGTTAATTTGTCACATGAAATGAATCAAGTTcactctttttcctttttgaaaacacagatagatagagatatagagatagagagagagagatagagagatatatatagagatagatatagagagagagatagagaggtatagagagagatagagagagagacggaggaggagagagaggagagaggagagagagaggagagagagagatagtagagagagatatatatagataattagaatatatataatatagagataatatatctagagatatataatatatattatatagatattatataggtatattatatatatatagatatattatatatatattataatatatatatataaatatatatatatataaataatatctaGTTAGATATATCTAAA contains the following coding sequences:
- the sirt4 gene encoding NAD-dependent protein lipoamidase sirtuin-4, mitochondrial, translated to MRLPRRILTLHTAPLRRASSVPQAGMVGFVPACSTADAHSLELLQDFVSRARRLFVISGAGLSTESGIPDYRSEGVGLYARTDRRPMQYSEFVRSAKSRQRYWARNFVGWPQFSSHQPNSAHKALQRWEERGKLHWLVTQNVDALHSKAGQNRLTELHGCAHRVMCLGCGEISAREDLQTRFVALNPAWRAQTGAVAPDGDVFIEDEQVLHFRVPSCEACGGILKPEVTFFGDTVSKATVQFVHDRLAESDAVLVVGSSLQVYSGYRFLLAAGDRKMSVAILNIGPTRADHLAELKVSGRCGEVLSVIRPL
- the uqcc2 gene encoding ubiquinol-cytochrome-c reductase complex assembly factor 2; translation: MSATRYRQFLRLCEEWPRDEAQKARDLGTFLRQRVASAFREGENTQISDPEKCDQMYESLVRINSNYYRQRFPRVRDTSFTGVTVEECKLLLSSGNVQQMDEDKKGLWKKLSERFSKSPEDVPEKAPEK
- the tomm6 gene encoding mitochondrial import receptor subunit TOM6 homolog — encoded protein: MSGADGKKGPSTSVMEWIGTACRFATDRNDFRRNLLVNLGLFAAGVWVARNLSDFDLMSPQPIT
- the c5h1orf74 gene encoding UPF0739 protein C1orf74 homolog; protein product: MSTQELFVAAARKCLSAGRKSLSVPQSLDLAAQVSAVDLGLKPALLYDSNGAGADQVQQYLSSLQSSQLVSKSLLTLDLNGNTLIVNPLTARSKVEQLFHDNNVDVIDVCHTLQKPTIADPLRGELKSMTHGLLLLLRGFEHLKEAEKPHYVGGKSEEWNLCTVFGILLGFPVTYWFDQTKSFENCLPLTPLMVTTASATWQADTAGHRCCLYSFSVPAALLQTVQSNLENWRLCLQDRFQQQNVLKDLTVCQSTVTLPSVCL